A single genomic interval of Vicinamibacteria bacterium harbors:
- a CDS encoding calcium/sodium antiporter, with the protein MSVLTASLLCLLGLTLLSFGADSLVRSSSRLAMQLGISPLVVGLTLVAYGTSAPEIVASVVATLEGHADVAIGNVLGSNVANLGLILGATAILATVLVAPAVLRRELPLMVGVTLLFAVLCFRLELGRITGLVFLGLLAGINYLSFRWAERTGPPDIERPGGSLAMNVLWIAFGLGLLLGGAHLLVSSAVSLARSLGVPELVIGITLVAVGTSVPELATSIVAGLRKEADLVVGNIVGSNLFNVLGALGLSAAIRPIPVDSRLLGFELPALVGITLLATLFLYTGRRLVRWEGIVLFAGYLGFLAVVL; encoded by the coding sequence GTGAGTGTCCTCACCGCCTCGCTCCTCTGCCTGCTCGGACTAACCCTTCTGTCGTTCGGCGCCGACAGCCTGGTTCGCAGCTCCTCGCGCCTGGCGATGCAGCTCGGCATCAGCCCGCTCGTGGTCGGCCTGACGCTCGTCGCCTACGGAACTTCGGCCCCGGAGATCGTCGCGAGCGTGGTCGCGACTCTCGAAGGTCACGCCGACGTGGCCATCGGAAACGTCCTGGGAAGCAATGTCGCCAACCTGGGTCTCATCCTGGGTGCCACGGCGATTCTCGCTACCGTGCTCGTTGCCCCCGCGGTATTGCGTCGGGAGCTGCCGTTGATGGTCGGCGTTACTCTCTTGTTCGCGGTTTTGTGCTTTCGGCTCGAGCTCGGTCGCATCACCGGTCTCGTATTCCTGGGCCTTCTGGCTGGTATCAACTACCTTTCGTTCCGGTGGGCCGAGAGGACCGGCCCACCGGATATCGAGCGACCGGGCGGCTCTCTCGCCATGAATGTGCTCTGGATCGCGTTCGGCCTCGGTCTCCTTCTCGGGGGGGCTCATCTTCTCGTGAGCTCGGCGGTGAGTCTCGCACGGAGCCTCGGGGTGCCGGAGCTCGTCATCGGAATTACCCTCGTCGCCGTGGGCACTTCCGTTCCCGAGCTCGCGACTTCGATCGTTGCCGGCCTACGCAAGGAGGCGGATCTCGTGGTGGGCAACATCGTCGGGAGCAACCTTTTCAACGTACTCGGTGCACTCGGCCTTTCCGCCGCGATCCGGCCGATTCCCGTCGACTCCCGGCTTCTCGGATTCGAGCTCCCCGCGCTCGTCGGCATCACCTTGTTGGCCACCCTCTTCCTTTACACCGGACGTCGCCTGGTTCGCTGGGAAGGGATCGTGCTTTTCGCGGGCTACCTGGGATTCCTCGCCGTCGTGCTGTGA